From Flavobacterium arcticum, the proteins below share one genomic window:
- the yidD gene encoding membrane protein insertion efficiency factor YidD, producing the protein MKVGKIAILPFVALVRFYQHGISPFLPSACRYSPTCSQYTIEALQTHGLFKGGWLSLKRIASCNPWGGQGYDPVPEKKCPHKH; encoded by the coding sequence ATGAAGGTAGGTAAAATAGCAATACTACCCTTTGTAGCATTGGTGCGGTTTTACCAACATGGTATCTCCCCTTTCCTGCCTTCAGCATGTAGATACTCTCCTACTTGCTCTCAATATACTATAGAAGCACTACAAACGCATGGACTTTTTAAAGGTGGATGGCTCAGCCTGAAACGTATTGCAAGTTGTAATCCTTGGGGTGGTCAAGGTTATGACCCTGTACCCGAAAAAAAATGCCCCCATAAACATTAA
- the folE gene encoding GTP cyclohydrolase I FolE has protein sequence MSHTDDIKDGIGENHIATSAETPLRKDAFELSDEQKIEAIKKDVENILQTLGMDLTDDSIKGTPNRVAKMFVKEIFGGLNPEKKPNSSTFENKYKYNEMLVEKNITVYSTCEHHLLPIVGRAHVAYISNGTVVGLSKMNRIVDYFAKRPQVQERLTIQIVQELKKVLNTEDVACVIDAKHLCVNSRGIRDIESSTVTAEFGGTFKEEKVRREFLDYIKLDTQF, from the coding sequence ATGAGCCATACGGACGATATTAAAGATGGGATTGGCGAAAACCATATTGCGACAAGTGCCGAAACACCATTAAGAAAAGATGCATTTGAGCTTAGTGATGAGCAAAAAATTGAAGCCATTAAAAAGGATGTAGAGAACATATTACAGACCTTAGGTATGGATCTTACAGACGATAGTATTAAGGGCACACCTAATCGTGTAGCAAAGATGTTTGTAAAAGAGATATTTGGAGGACTAAATCCTGAGAAAAAGCCAAACTCTTCAACTTTCGAAAATAAATATAAGTATAATGAAATGCTAGTAGAAAAAAACATCACTGTTTATTCTACCTGCGAACACCACCTATTACCTATAGTAGGCAGAGCACATGTAGCTTATATTTCTAATGGTACTGTAGTAGGACTTTCTAAAATGAATCGTATTGTAGACTATTTTGCAAAACGACCTCAAGTACAAGAGCGCCTTACAATACAAATTGTGCAAGAACTTAAAAAAGTACTAAATACCGAAGATGTAGCTTGTGTTATTGATGCGAAGCATCTATGTGTAAACTCACGCGGTATTCGCGATATTGAAAGCAGCACAGTTACTGCCGAGTTTGGTGGTACATTTAAAGAGGAAAAAGTAAGACGTGAATTTTTAGATTATATTAAGCTCGATACACAGTTTTAA
- the cysS gene encoding cysteine--tRNA ligase has product MHLYQNQSLKIYNSLSGDKELFKPIYEGNVGMYVCGPTVYSNVHLGNCRTFMSFDLIFRYLKHLGYKVRYVRNITDVGHIEDDADEGEDKIAKKARIEKLEPMEIVQQYSIDFHQIMELFNTLPPSIEPTATGHIIEQIQTIQTILDNGFAYISEGSVYFDVLKFNENHNYGKLSGRNIEDMMANTRDLSGQSEKRNPQDFALWKKAEPQHIMRWPSPWGDGFPGWHLECTAMSTKYLGNQFDIHGGGMDLKFPHHECEIAQNEASTGQSPVNYWMHANMLTLNGKKMSKSTGNNILPREIFSGNNDILSKAFSPSVTRFFIMQAHYRSILDFSNDAILAAEKGFNRLMEALENLKSLKTNSASSLNIVKWTQSCYDAMNDDFNSPILIAQLFEGVRYINLIKDDKETITAADLELLATTMNSFVFDVLGLKKQAENDNNSDKMEGVVTMLIGMRNEARANKDFALSDQIRDKLSALGIEIKDTKEGTTFSIL; this is encoded by the coding sequence ATGCACTTATACCAAAATCAATCGTTAAAGATATACAACTCACTTAGCGGAGACAAAGAATTGTTTAAACCCATATACGAAGGTAATGTAGGGATGTATGTATGTGGTCCAACTGTATACAGTAATGTGCATCTTGGTAACTGCCGTACATTTATGTCTTTTGATTTGATTTTCCGTTATCTTAAACATTTAGGATACAAGGTGCGCTATGTGCGTAATATAACCGATGTTGGTCATATTGAAGATGACGCTGATGAAGGTGAAGATAAAATTGCCAAAAAAGCAAGAATAGAAAAACTTGAACCTATGGAGATTGTACAACAATACTCTATAGATTTCCATCAAATAATGGAACTATTCAACACCCTACCTCCAAGTATAGAGCCTACTGCTACAGGACATATTATAGAACAAATACAAACTATACAAACCATACTAGATAATGGCTTTGCTTATATCTCTGAAGGATCTGTTTATTTTGACGTATTAAAGTTTAACGAAAATCATAACTATGGTAAGTTAAGCGGACGTAATATAGAAGACATGATGGCTAACACGCGAGATCTTTCGGGACAGTCTGAAAAAAGAAACCCTCAAGATTTTGCACTTTGGAAGAAAGCCGAACCACAACATATTATGCGTTGGCCGTCACCTTGGGGCGATGGTTTCCCTGGTTGGCACTTAGAGTGTACTGCAATGAGCACTAAATATCTTGGTAACCAGTTTGATATACACGGTGGTGGTATGGACTTAAAATTCCCACACCATGAATGTGAAATTGCGCAGAATGAAGCTAGTACAGGGCAATCGCCAGTTAACTACTGGATGCACGCTAATATGCTTACTCTAAACGGTAAGAAAATGTCGAAATCGACTGGTAACAACATATTACCACGCGAAATATTTTCAGGTAACAATGACATATTAAGCAAAGCTTTCAGCCCATCAGTTACTCGCTTTTTTATCATGCAGGCACATTATAGAAGCATTTTAGATTTCTCTAATGATGCTATTTTAGCTGCCGAAAAAGGCTTTAACAGACTAATGGAAGCATTAGAAAACTTGAAAAGCTTAAAAACTAATAGCGCTTCATCATTAAACATTGTAAAATGGACACAATCGTGCTACGATGCTATGAATGATGATTTTAACAGCCCTATACTTATTGCTCAGCTTTTTGAAGGTGTACGCTATATTAATCTTATAAAAGATGATAAAGAAACCATTACCGCTGCCGACTTAGAGCTTTTAGCTACAACAATGAATTCTTTTGTATTTGATGTTTTAGGACTTAAAAAACAAGCAGAAAACGACAATAACAGTGATAAAATGGAAGGTGTCGTTACTATGCTCATCGGGATGCGAAATGAAGCACGTGCAAATAAAGACTTTGCACTATCTGACCAAATAAGAGATAAACTTAGTGCGCTTGGTATAGAAATTAAAGATACTAAAGAAGGTACTACTTTCTCAATACTATAA